In Bacteroidota bacterium, the following proteins share a genomic window:
- a CDS encoding glycerate kinase: protein MKFLIAPNALKGSLTASDAAATISRTLNEIYPDAECIPSPVADGGNGTLDCLIQATKGTIYSKSVRGPLASMNVNARWGILGDGKTAVIEMAEAAGLHLLRPDQYDAAHATTYGVGELIRAAMDSRCNKIIVGLGGSATTDGGAGCARALGVKFFDEKRMELTDGGINLAGLQDVDTKNIDDRIQNTEIIGLADVKNTLYGVHGTALTFAAQKGATDEQARLLDKALEHYASIIENAVHRDVSRNPGSGAAGGLGAGLIAFCNATISSGIEFILDTIHFDDLLRQCDCVITAEGKLDSQTLQGKGIDGIARRARKFNKPVHAFAGSVAGDKISLKQKLGLAQLIQISPENVSAEAAMSNAETYLARGVRRHFLTAN from the coding sequence ATGAAATTCCTCATCGCGCCGAATGCGTTGAAAGGATCTCTGACAGCTTCCGATGCCGCGGCGACCATTTCACGGACCCTGAACGAAATTTATCCGGACGCGGAATGCATTCCCAGCCCTGTTGCGGACGGAGGAAATGGGACACTCGATTGCCTTATTCAGGCGACAAAGGGAACGATCTATTCGAAATCGGTGCGTGGTCCGCTTGCGTCGATGAACGTCAACGCCCGTTGGGGAATTCTCGGCGACGGAAAAACGGCAGTCATCGAAATGGCCGAGGCCGCCGGTCTGCATTTGCTGAGGCCGGATCAATATGATGCGGCACATGCAACCACGTATGGCGTTGGTGAGTTGATCCGCGCTGCGATGGATTCCAGATGCAATAAGATCATTGTCGGATTGGGAGGAAGTGCAACAACGGACGGGGGGGCGGGGTGCGCAAGGGCGCTCGGGGTGAAATTTTTTGACGAAAAGAGGATGGAACTAACTGACGGGGGCATTAATCTTGCCGGTCTTCAAGATGTCGATACAAAGAATATAGACGACAGGATACAGAATACAGAGATTATTGGACTGGCGGATGTGAAGAATACGCTGTACGGAGTTCATGGAACGGCGCTGACATTTGCCGCGCAAAAAGGTGCTACGGATGAGCAGGCACGTTTGCTTGACAAAGCATTGGAACATTACGCATCTATTATAGAGAACGCCGTTCATCGGGATGTGTCGCGTAATCCGGGAAGCGGCGCCGCCGGCGGTCTCGGCGCAGGTCTGATCGCTTTTTGCAATGCAACGATCTCTTCGGGAATCGAATTCATCCTCGATACGATCCATTTTGACGACCTGCTCCGACAATGCGATTGCGTTATCACCGCTGAAGGAAAGCTCGATTCACAAACGCTTCAGGGAAAAGGAATCGACGGGATCGCCCGGCGCGCAAGAAAATTCAACAAACCCGTCCATGCTTTTGCCGGAAGCGTTGCCGGAGACAAGATCTCCCTCAAACAAAAACTCGGACTCGCTCAGCTCATTCAGATATCGCCGGAGAATGTTTCCGCCGAAGCAGCGATGAGCAATGCGGAAACATATCTCGCCCGGGGGGTGCGCCGTCATTTTCTAACAGCGAATTGA
- a CDS encoding amylo-alpha-1,6-glucosidase produces MNKPFSFLLFAVLNNVVAAGTPLVDEIGITVTGPSRQFAYTNKQAGTYYGEVNAQNAGGWQGWFVNQQKILNDYAVELNGTLLDRTAATTTVFPYQLVRKYTDGTEERFTFLDSVNALLVECSYHGIQKGKPSVEISPAPGFEKEDTPASGIAFWEKKSETAGNAVPTWIALGAKHGQSHVLFVVAAASSQDEVRRLCALVLRNAAKLVAARKQRMEKILQESYLKTNDAELDRAVMWAKLSLDALIMNQSQSGVPVKGIFAGLPWFNDYWGRDSFIALPGATFVTGNFADARNILLSFARFQEKDSANPNYGRIPNIVTTTSIAYNTADGTPWFIKQMYDYVKYSNDTALIRELFPVVKRSIEGTVKYHTDTLGFLTHGDAESWMDAVGPDGPWSPRGNRACEIQALWYYQLLIGSFEAEYLTEYHLAGKWKSLADKVEKNFNIYFVDREHNLVYDHLNADGTPSRELRPNQLFCIDIVNSEDIREAMVKTVTSNLVYEYGVGTLSQSDTNFHPYHHYEPAYVQDAAYHNGIVWTWLNGHAIYALTRNDEEDLTFRITKNMVRQILHRGCVGTLSELLDAQPRAGETEPRLSGAFSQAWSLAEFIRSFYQDYLGIGVDVTAHALRINPKLPTGLKNVQCRFRAGNARINARYEWIGDSVRVTVKADSLPRDYDVSYLWVYHSGDAAYINTTLTPAETLTIAHSKEAFTVYHDSTIASSSHDKPVWYLPDFSPRAEFADLALAQPEFNPRLPVFRVPSYPVLSLDEVRKKNNGAKILFDKDDPAGDDRGDSGTYSYPADPNFKPGILDIVRATVKTDSANAYFTLLFRDLANPGWHPEYGFQLTIAAIAIHRGDSGATSVGGNSHFTVGERYRFDRLITVGGGIRVADANGAVLCEYIPRSGDERNPIGSVERKAIEFSLPLEYLGKPTADWKMTILVGAQDDHGGAGIGEFRTVDRRGDAWTGGGKLHPTDSNVFDVLVLE; encoded by the coding sequence ATGAATAAGCCGTTCTCTTTTCTGTTATTTGCCGTCCTGAACAATGTCGTCGCTGCCGGAACGCCTCTCGTTGACGAGATCGGCATCACCGTTACCGGACCATCACGCCAGTTCGCGTACACGAACAAGCAAGCGGGGACATACTATGGCGAAGTAAACGCTCAAAACGCCGGCGGATGGCAGGGCTGGTTTGTGAATCAACAAAAGATCCTCAACGACTATGCCGTCGAACTGAACGGCACGCTTCTCGACCGGACCGCTGCGACGACCACCGTCTTCCCCTATCAGCTGGTCAGAAAATACACGGACGGAACAGAAGAGCGCTTCACATTCCTCGACAGCGTTAATGCACTGCTTGTTGAATGCAGCTATCATGGAATTCAGAAGGGGAAACCATCTGTGGAGATTTCTCCGGCTCCCGGATTTGAAAAGGAAGACACGCCGGCAAGCGGCATCGCCTTTTGGGAAAAGAAATCCGAAACGGCCGGCAACGCCGTTCCAACATGGATCGCCTTGGGCGCAAAACACGGTCAATCACACGTTCTTTTCGTCGTAGCCGCAGCATCTTCTCAAGACGAAGTGCGCAGGCTCTGCGCTCTCGTCCTCAGGAACGCTGCGAAGCTCGTGGCCGCACGCAAACAGAGGATGGAAAAAATCCTTCAGGAATCATACTTGAAGACCAACGATGCTGAGCTCGATCGAGCCGTCATGTGGGCGAAGCTTTCGCTCGACGCGCTCATCATGAATCAATCACAGTCCGGAGTCCCGGTGAAAGGTATTTTTGCCGGACTCCCCTGGTTCAACGATTACTGGGGGCGCGATTCATTCATTGCGCTTCCCGGAGCGACCTTCGTGACGGGAAATTTCGCCGACGCGCGCAACATCCTCCTCTCCTTCGCGCGCTTTCAGGAAAAAGACTCAGCGAACCCGAACTACGGCCGGATTCCCAACATCGTGACGACAACATCGATCGCGTACAACACCGCAGACGGAACCCCCTGGTTCATCAAACAGATGTACGACTACGTCAAATATTCCAACGATACGGCTCTTATCCGAGAACTTTTCCCCGTTGTCAAACGATCGATCGAGGGAACGGTCAAGTACCACACCGATACGCTCGGATTTTTGACGCACGGGGATGCCGAGTCATGGATGGATGCGGTCGGGCCGGACGGTCCCTGGTCTCCCCGCGGCAATCGCGCGTGCGAAATTCAGGCGCTCTGGTACTATCAGCTGCTCATCGGCTCATTCGAAGCGGAATACCTGACCGAATATCATTTGGCGGGAAAATGGAAATCGCTGGCCGACAAAGTGGAAAAGAATTTCAACATCTACTTCGTCGACAGAGAGCATAACCTTGTCTACGACCACCTGAACGCCGACGGAACTCCGTCGCGGGAATTACGGCCGAACCAGCTCTTCTGCATAGACATCGTCAATTCGGAAGACATCCGCGAAGCGATGGTCAAGACGGTGACCTCAAACCTCGTCTATGAATACGGCGTCGGCACCTTGTCGCAATCAGATACGAACTTCCATCCATACCATCACTACGAGCCGGCATACGTGCAGGATGCGGCGTATCACAACGGCATCGTCTGGACATGGTTGAACGGTCATGCGATCTATGCGCTCACAAGAAACGACGAAGAAGATCTGACGTTCCGCATCACGAAAAACATGGTCCGCCAGATCCTCCATCGCGGCTGTGTCGGGACGTTGTCGGAGCTCCTCGATGCACAGCCGCGGGCCGGCGAAACAGAACCTCGGCTCTCCGGAGCCTTTTCTCAGGCGTGGAGCCTTGCAGAATTCATCCGCAGTTTTTACCAGGATTATCTTGGCATCGGCGTCGATGTGACGGCTCATGCCCTTCGCATCAATCCCAAGCTCCCGACCGGGTTGAAGAATGTGCAGTGCCGTTTCCGCGCCGGCAATGCGCGCATCAACGCCCGATACGAATGGATCGGGGACTCGGTCAGGGTCACAGTGAAAGCGGATTCGCTTCCCCGCGATTACGACGTCAGTTATTTATGGGTCTATCATAGCGGCGACGCGGCATACATCAACACGACGCTGACGCCGGCCGAAACGCTGACGATCGCGCATTCGAAGGAAGCGTTCACAGTGTACCACGACAGCACGATCGCCTCGTCGTCGCATGACAAGCCGGTCTGGTACCTCCCCGATTTTTCGCCGAGAGCGGAATTCGCCGACCTCGCGCTGGCGCAACCCGAGTTCAACCCCCGCCTCCCCGTCTTCCGCGTTCCGTCGTATCCGGTCCTTTCATTGGATGAGGTGCGCAAGAAAAATAATGGCGCGAAAATTTTGTTCGACAAGGACGATCCCGCGGGCGACGATCGCGGCGATTCTGGAACGTACAGTTATCCTGCGGACCCAAACTTCAAGCCGGGGATCCTCGACATCGTCCGCGCAACGGTAAAGACAGATTCGGCGAATGCATATTTCACGCTCCTCTTCCGTGACCTGGCGAACCCCGGCTGGCATCCGGAGTACGGATTTCAGCTTACCATCGCCGCCATCGCCATCCATCGCGGGGACAGCGGAGCGACCTCGGTGGGCGGCAATTCACACTTCACCGTCGGGGAGCGCTACCGTTTCGACCGCCTTATCACTGTCGGCGGCGGCATCCGCGTGGCCGACGCTAACGGAGCCGTGCTGTGCGAGTACATTCCTCGCTCCGGGGACGAAAGAAATCCGATCGGCAGCGTTGAACGAAAAGCGATTGAGTTTAGTCTTCCCCTTGAGTACCTTGGGAAGCCGACGGCGGATTGGAAGATGACGATCCTCGTCGGCGCACAGGATGACCATGGCGGCGCCGGCATCGGCGAATTCCGCACGGTCGACCGCCGGGGCGACGCGTGGACCGGCGGCGGCAAACTGCATCCCACAGATTCCAATGTTTTCGACGTTCTGGTTCTCGAGTAG